A DNA window from Selenomonas sp. oral taxon 126 contains the following coding sequences:
- the cutA gene encoding divalent cation tolerance protein CutA, which translates to MIEQIKSVKLEIFIPETHLPQLRQALRAVGAGQLGNYDSCLAYSRVTGSWRPLEGASPYEGKVGELCEAPELKVELRVDVDRVEETLAAIRAVHPYETPEIFVIPLLL; encoded by the coding sequence ATGATCGAGCAAATAAAATCTGTAAAACTCGAGATATTTATCCCTGAGACACATTTGCCACAGCTGCGGCAGGCGCTTCGCGCTGTGGGGGCGGGACAGCTCGGGAACTATGACAGCTGTCTTGCATACTCCCGTGTGACGGGCTCGTGGCGTCCGCTCGAAGGGGCGTCGCCGTACGAGGGTAAGGTCGGTGAGCTGTGCGAGGCACCGGAGCTCAAGGTCGAGCTGCGCGTGGATGTGGATCGGGTAGAGGAGACGCTTGCGGCGATCAGAGCCGTGCATCCCTATGAGACGCCGGAGATTTTCGTCATTCCGCTTCTGCTTTGA
- a CDS encoding glycosyltransferase family protein, with protein sequence MERDKLMSLDRNKVAFITCVNDEDMYSECLLYLQSLRIPDKMTADYVPVRNAVSMCAGYNEGARATDAKYKVYLHQDVLVVNKNLIADLLSIFADETVGLIGMIGCRSLPRSGVWWDGLRTYGRVLHHCEPESVVDSHCMEPDGAYIDVEAVDGLFLATQYDIRWREDLFTGWHLYDTSMCMEMQRHDFKVVVPNQEEDFWCIHCPREKPLAPEYKRYQKIFLHEYGAELHPEV encoded by the coding sequence ATGGAAAGAGATAAACTGATGAGTCTGGATCGGAATAAAGTCGCATTTATCACCTGTGTCAACGACGAGGATATGTATAGTGAATGTCTTCTGTATTTACAGTCGCTGCGTATTCCCGACAAGATGACGGCGGATTATGTACCCGTGCGCAATGCCGTTTCCATGTGTGCAGGCTATAACGAGGGGGCGCGTGCGACAGATGCGAAATACAAGGTATATCTGCATCAGGATGTGCTCGTCGTTAACAAGAATCTTATCGCGGATTTGCTCTCTATTTTTGCGGACGAGACGGTTGGGCTGATCGGCATGATCGGCTGCCGCAGTCTGCCGCGCTCGGGCGTCTGGTGGGATGGTCTGCGTACATACGGGCGTGTTCTCCATCACTGCGAGCCGGAGAGCGTTGTGGACTCGCACTGCATGGAGCCGGACGGTGCATACATTGATGTGGAGGCTGTGGACGGACTCTTCCTTGCGACGCAGTATGACATTCGCTGGCGTGAGGATCTGTTTACGGGATGGCATCTCTATGACACATCGATGTGCATGGAGATGCAGCGGCATGATTTCAAGGTGGTTGTGCCGAATCAGGAGGAGGATTTCTGGTGCATCCACTGCCCGCGCGAGAAGCCGCTTGCGCCTGAGTACAAGCGCTATCAAAAGATTTTCCTGCATGAATACGGTGCAGAATTACATCCCGAGGTCTGA